The following is a genomic window from Episyrphus balteatus chromosome 1, idEpiBalt1.1, whole genome shotgun sequence.
ttttccgaaattcCTTTTTATAGAAGAAGTTAAATGACACATTGTTTTATTGTCAACgtttttaagtaatttaaaaatacaaatatattttttttacatttctatctttctttttaaattagtaTTTGCGCTGAATACGCTCATCAAAAAACGAAATTATTTCAAGAATGAACCGTTAATTATTTAATTCTGaagtttattcatttttttttaaagtaaaataagaTGTTTTATCGAATTATTAACAATTTAAGAAATTCTTCAATAAAACAGAAACGGTTACACAActcgaataaattttttttttacaatgatgatgaaaaaataataaaatgaaaaatttaaaagcaaTGAATATGTGATTGATTGTAGAGTTGAAATATAGAAGTAATGAAaagtaaagtgtttttttttaagttgtttcttccAACAGAAATGTATTTGACAATTAAGAATTTGTAAAGCAAGttcttgaaaatattgaaaatattgacaTTTTATAGCAACAATTTTTAtgagaacatttttgaatttttttgcttaaggcccattttttttttttttttttgaaatccttcTCAAAAACAAGGCGGCTCTAGATTCTGTAACTGTTTTTTTTGGATTCATAACAAAATTCCGATATGAAATCGTGATAATGCCGAATACAAAAGTATGTCACTCAATTCTGAATTTTAATACATATGTGACATACATGTATATAAATTCAGaattgagtgaaaccaatcgaaaacgacataatttTGTATTCGGCATTATCACGATTTCATATCGGAATATGTATAGGTGAATaatccaatacaaattttttgcttCTCCACTCGGGAATTTCGTTTGACGTTTTAGTGTTTAAATATAAGTAATTGGGCACGTTCAAGAAATATTAGAATTATTAAATTACTTTGGATACGCcattattatcaaatttcgaaatttacttgaGAATTTTACAGATCATTGAGGGGCAGAAactaaaggagaatgggcaagtttgtatggaacgtggaTGTTATGCGGCCaggaataaatttgtttttatttttgtgacatacttcaaaaacggataacaaTTTATGTTAATTGTCTCAACGTTATAACTTTAATGTGCATTTTAGGTTCAAAATATGATACTCTATCATTTTCCCTTAGTCTGAAGACCTTTGTCTTGAATGTtcaaccactagaacccaaactataagcattttaaaataacaatttcaatcctatttttgagagttttgttcttcaatttttgtttttgtccaaAATACCCATTCTCCTTtcactttactttaaaaaataaattatattaattataaccgataatgcactttttactcgtttttcacacttATAGATTTTATTCTGTTAACGTAATTctgtaatgtcgttttctattgacttttgagatttttgtgtaaaattctcagattttccactgcaaatagaatatgaaatctagttttgtaattgtgtacgaaatctgtgtgtataaaaaaaataaaagaacaacaaatgctcagacaaatgtcaaacagaggagtgtgtgtgaaagtgagtgtgtttgtatgcgtgaatctagctaaaaatccagattcagattcttgaatctcagattcattttttgtcatttttttgaatctcaagacgcaaatagatcatggaATCTGAGATTcttccactatttcccctcttcacccccctttcagctgtcaaattcacaaatctcattctgagattcgtcaatagaaaacgacattaatttttggggaaaattttcttgcctaactttccagttggctctccaataaaattatctaaattgGAAGGAACTTTTTtagacagttgaccaatcagagaccgagaaattacataaatatttaggcccatttgctcatactgaTCATAAATTTGAATCATAGCTAGGACGAACATAGCCTTTATGTTTttcttagtttattctaagtttctaaaaaatatatatgttcaacctagcaatgttttactttcatgcgagaaatcgctgagaacttcaaatttaaaCTTCAAATCGATACAAACGtcagtaaattttaatttttttgagcaattaagctgaaatttttaaacaatgttggtattttgtggtttttattgaagaaaatagtTAAATAATAGTGAAAGTGGCAAAAATTGAGTGTCtggttttttaaacaaaaattattcatgtgaaggattttttttgtaaatgtgtttgtgtgtcacAATAAGTGACAGATAATTGATAAACACTTCTATAAACATTTATGCAGCCAATTTTACCATGGTTAACATGTTCAAAAGTGAGTTTAccattcttaaattaataacaGATGTTAATTTTATAGACAAAATCCTTTTTTAAGGTATAATATGGCTATTTGCtcaattaaaatttcttatgtATAACATAAAACCCTTaggttctactatttcttgcccctaagttatgttaaacttagagaaatttttgacacaatttgaagttcgtgcaaacgaCTATGTAGAgtttaagggtttatgtttcacataaagatttaagttccgtttcagcaaatgggccttagtcTCTAACGTTTCTGCACCTGCCCATTCTCAGtgaattctgatttgaaatcaagaagaaagTTTCTCTTCTGAGAAACGTTCTGTTTGTCATATTATGGTCGTGCGAATAAAAGAATTTCAGAAGCCTTATGAATTCTTCCGTACCTATTCCGaagatatttcttttatttcaaaagaaaataattttaaattatgttcCTATAAATGTGGTATCGGTGTAGAGAAAGAGAACTACAAAAAGTGTAACTATCTCATTTCTCTACAAATCTAGCTATGTATTAACTATGCAAATTATTTGTTTACTTCAAAAGGTCGTTGTTAACAAATATgctaattttttgctttttgtttaagTCCGACAGctgaataataaatattaatacaaATGTGCTAATTTGCTTGCTACTTTAAATGAATATATAAATTGTGCATgtttattttgaatatgaattttccatttattgatttattcataataataattaaacatAACAACTCACCTCTTCCAAACCAAGTCCTGAAAATAGTTTAGCTACGTCTGTTTCCGAAAGACCCGTCTGAAGTGTTCCAGAGGCTTCATTCATACcctattttaaaatacaatttgacTGTGAACAAAGTTTAGAATACAAGAAGAATCAATCAATCTACCTTAAGAGCTTCCGATATACTATCAGAGTATTTCTTGACTTCATCGTCGTTAGCTGTGCTCTCACCTTGAATAGCGATCGCAGTTGCTtcggcgatttttttaaaaccagcCAACATTTGTTCATTGAGTTGCTCTTCTCCGGCCTCCGGTTGGCCAACAAGAGTACTCATTCGTTCGCTGAACAATCTAGCTTGTTCCCTAAAAAATAGATAATCAACAAAatacacataaaaataaagataaccatagcaacgacaaaaaaaaactaaatttaaatcaGACAGactattaaatcaaaaatgacaTAGATTTGTGATAGAAATTacatgaaaaatgcattttggtcATCATTTTCAGCGGTTGTACTATCTGCTTTTGatgattttgttgttggttCTGTCTTTTCAAAGTCTTTTAATGCATCTAcaattatatacatttttattacataataacaaaaaaaaaattcgaattgaattcATATAGaagaaattttgaatgaaaaatgatCTTACCATCCAAAAGTTCGTTGAGGTCACTGTCGTCTTTAACTGCCGGAGCAGTGTTCTTATCGTTTGATGACatatttataaatacaaatgtACAAAGAAATTGTGAATGTTTTGATTTAAAGGAATAAccaaataaatcaaaaagttttgtAGAATCTTGGGTAGATTTTCTTtcacaataaattttttgttggttatcAATTTACGATCCAGCCAGACAGCAGACAGAACTCGCTGACTGCTCGGTTGAAAAAAGtgacaaatcgaaaaaaattcatttgatattttgacaGTTTAGCAAAATGAGTGTGTTTCTTGATTATTTTAAATTCTAGCAGTTATGGATGGATTCAGAACGGAGAGATGGGAATTACAATTAAATCTCGCAGGTACTTCTTTTTATCTTGGATTTACATTACGTCTGCATGCATATACAGTTTGTATATTGTATACCCAActaacacaacagcttctgGAAATTTAAATCTCGCAGGTTCTACTTTTTAAACAGCTtatgtattgagcttgcttgagaatttaattgcttatagaggttagaacttgtttaacaacttttaataagttgtttaaatactgttaaagaaacttagcCGAAGAgagcttgtttttcggataagcttggttaatgaatttatagaagcttaaCAGAAATTATATCCAGTTTTGtatttggtttttggttttgatattgaataatctagctcggacactttttggttttgacattgaataatttagctcggacatttttttgctatttgaactgattaagtttttgatttcattagtTGGgaaagctatctgtcaaatctcaaagcttcggtagagcttctgTAAAACTTCGCTTAAGCTTCGTATAGACATTATAAGTACATTCTTATAatggtcaaacttgtataaaattcttctttttccatgcccgacaaccttactaaagttaaaAAGAAGTTCCTTAATCTAAATCTAAATTTGAACAAATCTAAATTTATAGGAGAATTTTAACTATAttggagctaaaatttagcttatactatgtttccacctacgctaaatccgagatttagctaagtagatttagaataaatctcggatttagggtaggtggaaacgtagtattaatCTGCCTACTACTtctgcttaaaaaaaatccaagcatcttttatcaattttttgaattgaattgaattcttTATTGagacttaaaattctattacaAAGTGTGTTCTTATCTATATCTTAAGTACTACTGCGGCTATAATGTTTTGCCTGCTttgacaatttatttgaaatgccTCGTAGCTGTCTTTTATATATGGTTTGACTACTCTTGCTCATGGGAGCATAATATTCGTTTGGATTGACGGAGGGTCATTTAacaataaatatatacatacatacaatagACTACtactaaaataaaactaaatcatcttttatcaaaaaaacaatcaaaaataaaataatgtcgttttctattgacgaatctcagaatgagatttgtgaatttgacagttgaaagggggggtgaagaggggaaatagtggacaaatctcagatttcatgatctatttgcgtcctgagattcaaaaaaatgacaaaaaaatgaatctgatgtcgttttctattgacttttgagatttttgtgtaaaattctcagattttccactgcaaatagaatatgaaatctagttttgtaattgtgtgcgaaatctgtgcgtataaaaaaaaataaaacaacaacaaatgttcagacaaatgtcaaacagaggagtgtgtgtgaaagtgcgtgtgtttgtatgcgtgaatcttgataaaaatccagaatcagattcttgaatctcagattcattttttgtcatttttttgaatctcaggacgcaaatagatcatggaATCTGAGATTCTTCCActattcaagaatctgattctggattattatcaagattcacgcatacaaacacacccactttcacacacactcctctgtttgacatttgtctgaacatttgttgttgttttattttttttattacgcaCAGATTttgcacacaattacaaaactagatttcatattctatttgcagtggaaaatctcagaattttacacaaaaatctcagaagtcaatagaaaacgacataaacaaaaaaattaacaaaactcCCTGAACGCATtaacaaatgtcaaaaactaCAATATTTCTTCGTCAAGTTCTAGCAGTTTTACGTGGCATGAAATGACAGTTCAATATTCGTTAAATCATCTACACCATCGACACTTTCGAACCAAAAGGCAGGCAAATTGGGGATTACTACAAATTCATTTGCTGCAAAAATATTGTTCTGACGTGGAATTTCTTTAACAATTAAGAAATAGTTGCCTCATAAAAGGCTATTCGATTGTGTAAAAAAGAAAGGCTTTTCTAAATTCATCAAATTGTCCTTGAAAAGCCACTAAATAACGCTCAGAAAAAAGGTTTCTCTATTTTTTTGCATACGTGAACGGAAATCAATCGTTTCAGTGGACAGGTCAAAAGTGACAACATCGATAGAAGACGTGTAGTTTTTTGGCCACCGTgttaagagagaaaaaaattaagtgaaagtgttttttgtttctgtgaTTTTATGTTGTTGATAAAACGTCTGTAATAgcaacaaattaaattatgaatCCTTCAGCATATGGGCAACAATATCCGCCCCAAGGATGGCCTCAATCacagcaacagcaacagcagcagcctCCGCTAAGTGGGCCTCCAGTATCAATGCCTCCACCACAATCTCAAACAATGTTAAATGGCAATTATCAACAGCAGGTATctaatcttttttattaaatgtttcAGAAGATTCTAATGAGTTTATTTCGATTGCAGTTGGTAAATTCAATAAGTGGCATGTCAATGAACCCAACAAAATCATTTCCTAATGCAACTCCTGGCAATAATATGCCACCACCACCAATGGGCAATGGACCAGCTCCAAATGAGAGTGGCAATAACAACATGATGCCCAATAATAATTCAGTTGGTTTGATGGGTTATCCCAATGGACCGACACCACCAAATTCTCAAGGTCTTGGTGGTGGGCCACCACCTATGAAACAGGGGCCACCACAAATGTCACAAGCTGGTCCCccacaacagcagcagcagccagGTATGCCTCCTTCAATGGGACAGCATATGCAACAACCAACTGGGCAACCCAATCAGCCAGGGCAACAGCAGATGACGGTGAAAACTCCTGATTTACAGGGAATGCCTCATATGCCACCACCAAAAACTGTGAGTATACCATAGCTTTCTATTAGTAGCTTCCCATAATTAGATTGTAATTatactgaaaaagaaattaagaaaaaagaattgCTTGGTTAATTTAGTAACATAAAATTGGTTCACTGGTGAAGAATGGTcacctttttttgtaaataaatattgaagAAACTTGTTACTTAATTATCTAGTATTTGTGAACCAGTATACTGGATTTTTCATCAAGACCACGCCTCGTCCCACAAAAATGCTCAGTAAAACATTAAGATAAAGTGCAAAGTTAAGAAGTACTTCAATATCTGCAATAGTTAACAGGCCTGAACCTTATTTAAAATTCTTAGAAATGGCTAGCCCTAAGCAACAATTTAACAATTTAGGAAAGAGATTTAGATAGATTGcattaaacaatgcaaaatacttttttaagaaaaactaggTTTAAAGGCATTTCATGGACCACTTTTTCATCATTCTttatgtgtacctattctgatgaaacaaaaaaaaaaaactcaaattttcgATACGAAATGCTTTGCTTtacagaaacaagaaaaaaatgctcaatttttctaaaaacaaaaattaaaattcacgactgggtcgcatgtacttgctcttagaattcaaaaataaatgtatgtatattagactgattcaaaaaaaaaattttcttttgttcaaagcattgttgaaattattgttggaaataacgaaaaaaaaaaattctgtaaaagtttcagcccttaatattaacatttagtaccgcagCATCGCAAAtctctatttcccatacgatttgtatgggaaagattgtgtatttgtgtttagaattttttatctttttaatggttcatccaaaaagcttgacaaaatcattttctcttataaaattgtccgctctacaaaaaagcttttattaattttttttgatttacccccgcgtttcgaagttattcaactttaaaatataaaaagtaattttttctcatttttttccgattttttgacgaaattattaggtttttcaaaaaatttggcaaaattttcaaatatttgtattctatgttgtgttttggtttcacagatccttttatataactctcaaacccctaatactatcatattagatttcttcaataaattcgaattattcattttttcaactaaaaattattttaattaatttttcgcgtccgtttttttttaatttcataaatgcaattttgtagagcgttcaattttatacaagaaaatgattaaatctagcctaacacaaatacacaatctttcccatacaaatcgtatgggaaatagaaatttggatgcggcggtactaaatgttgacattaagggctgaaacttttacagtatttttttttcgttatttccaacaataatttcaactatgctttgaacaaaagaaaacatttttttttgaatcagtctaatgtatgtatatatgaaaataaaaaaacataaaattctttCTTCAAACTAAAAACATCTCTTTAAATGAAATAGAGCACCAAAAAAGTATCCAGTTTAATATCTTTTATATagatgcatttaaaaaacaaaattcaaaatcgttagagtcgtttttttttaaactaattttttataaataattttttgaaaaaagttttaaaacaaaaatagtatgctattttgtagaaataaattATCAACACCTAAATCcaatatttcaacaaaattcaatatcccGTTTTCTTAAAtgtgattcttaaaaaaaaaaaaaaacactttttttttaatccaaaaaatttttttttcaattttatattttatttacataaaaactaaataatagtttttggaataATATTTCGTTGAAATTAAGCAAATCGTTTGGAAGAAATCAgataaaaaaacggttttatgggaggtaccgttaataacgatttttgaaaaaatttatttactctCAACATTATACATAATCTTATATTATGTTATTTTGATGTAACAATCCATTGTGGATTCTCTGCACCTCTGTAGATCCATCAGTGTAGGCCTTCAGCACTTCCAAATTTAGCATTTTCCCCCAAAAATATAGAACTTGCCATTTGTTGTCATGGTGTTATATCTATTTTAGTAATTCAAGTTTTTGAAGATACTGATATCTGGGCCTATTCTACCAGATCTTTGATTCTGCTATTCTGTTGTTCTGCTATCTTTTTgtccatacaaaaatatgagctataaaaaaatctttcataattttaatttttggtatcgATATACTAAATTTTCTATGAAACccgcttaaatttttttttcgaaatgtgaacaaaaatcttttacgaatctcataaaagaaaaaaataacaattattttCATGTCTAATAAAAGGCATACTATTGTGACTTTTATTATAATAGTTTTCTACATAAACAGATAAAAACAGATAAATAAACATTCGATCTACTGAaacgtttttatacaaaatttttttttaaaacctttcATGTCGTTTACAAGAAAGTCAGACATCAAGAAAAATGTTCTATGGAAAGTACCGCTTATAACGTTTcaacaattattgttttttatttcaaaagtacgacTTTATTTGCGAATTATATATTAATCAATATCGTtagatccgtttttgagaaaaaaacatccttttccattttggtcatatggaaaataccgttaattttggtcctaaataaTCCAAAAATCTTTAACTGCAAAGTTTGAATTAACTTCATAcagaagtttaaatttgttcgaTTTTTCTTTTTGGAATCAAAAACTTGCCATAAAGTAAAAATTACGACACTTTTCCAATGACATAGCCTTTTCACAGTTTTCGGTATAGAATGactgaattttgatttttcgaaTTTGTATTGTAGATTAAgaagttaatttaaaatttttagttaacAACATTTTatatcaataattttttcatcaacAATTTGTTAGCAATCACCATTTATGCCACCTCA
Proteins encoded in this region:
- the LOC129906752 gene encoding peroxisomal biogenesis factor 19, which translates into the protein MSSNDKNTAPAVKDDSDLNELLDDALKDFEKTEPTTKSSKADSTTAENDDQNAFFMEQARLFSERMSTLVGQPEAGEEQLNEQMLAGFKKIAEATAIAIQGESTANDDEVKKYSDSISEALKGMNEASGTLQTGLSETDVAKLFSGLGLEEGAEPDENPFLPFMEGMMQSLLSAEILLPGIKDLLEKYPKYLEENADKISPSDRERYEKQLDLYKVICNRLESENPNETPKEKRENYKLVMEDMRKLQEYGQPPEEIVGELADMSAIDPAAAANPQCPMM